A region of Daphnia carinata strain CSIRO-1 chromosome 10, CSIRO_AGI_Dcar_HiC_V3, whole genome shotgun sequence DNA encodes the following proteins:
- the LOC130695899 gene encoding ninein-like isoform X3 yields the protein MEVPEKNSNFHIEDHHSPPSLNESEEDYLRTTWGKLGVGQDGYLDQSQLALVCECIGMEKLSDEVIAQLFDKLDLDHDGRISFGEFLHLFQNVRPGKGDGPLESENYEPNNWEIGSTNRNNGSLVRSELLMMPSQSTMALFSNIDPAGTGFATYDATVECLRSLGVVHASSLLDALSFRHHPSKRLCLRELVCALQEEMNAGLENGLLANSGPSGAALHAGVLLIQHELSAVRLTVEHASRECEKLRSDLQEANQRSSLLAQEVDENHAKQETIRRTQFKQLEQRHADQLRLVQEVAQADRDQLVSQLQRELDKRQQQLSQSKEEEARLKESMQTMSEDNARLSAENANLTEKLASSERANGRLIQELDGVSLMAELESRCEALEESQRHSLTEQLNRMSAENLQLRDRTDELSAEIELLRGQLAAARTECVGLGPAWRSEPTMSGAVKRRNGEEEELGMEDHVGKVRKKEAGTGHCSSEESPRPLSDNQNGWKEGANNVNNDQSLAAQLQEVKHQTSSGPVVNAGGSTIKEQLKRVFEKLRLQIVEEFLEGNDSVATLQNQYRNVLVQQEERHAEEKRSLIESHLLKLSALEAQLAETQIRNEDLVQLQTVMEAEHEMELKEVRQQLKRVHSKDSKQEEYENLTEALADLDAALEKELSRDSEHDSALQSEESSTKVEELEKQCKTLENELDSVKVEIVKILIDNEELRLKVRRQQEEMEKELKESEERMEEKVEFETALLQQRIKQLVRDLEDEKQRNQVEKNALEEDRRDLESRLDMLRTEFDRLDDYWQSKLDEEREIYDQERDSTDEKFRSLEMKIKEYEELLGQGDTSSTSSLSTIEERANWEKQLNDLEEESEAQIKQIAQLEAQLEQMQKEKDLETIRSRQEIDQLTADLQSTKLQLAEAIEREEKLIIKLENVRELLPASKSPPSPHSNRPLSPTPKPGILPPGYSPLKSKGWAKSQRSPASLSPCKSFESTIDGVDGRQLRRSPSLNSGTSEPHRASRVDISVFQSLNCRLKQQEQRCRELYYALQCQKLRTEQILFDTKAQHHAEITTLETMMKTSEDALRQMSLQHKQTMDKLASSDMLIMELYTENSQLLQALHLQNLSHSTASGLSM from the exons ATGGAAGTAccagaaaaaaatagcaattttcacATTGAAGACCACCATTCTCCACCATCTTTAAATGAAAGTGAAGAAGATTATTTGAGAACAACATGGGGAAAGCTTGGTGTTGGACAAGATGGCTATCTAGATCAATCTCAACTAGCACTCGTGTGTGAATGTATCGGAATGGAGAAACTGTCAGATGAG GTTATTGCACAGCTCTTTGACAAACTTGACCTCGACCACGATGGTCGTATTAGCTTTGGCGAATTTCTGCATCTTTTCCAAAATGTGAGACCGGGGAAAGGGGATGGACCTCTAGAATCCGAA AACTATGAGCCAAACAACTGGGAGATTGGATCTACGAATCGGAATAACGGGTCGCTGGTGCGTTCCGAACTGCTCATGATGCCCTCTCAGTCAACCATGGCTCTATTTTCCAATATTGATCCAGCTGGTACAGG ATTTGCAACTTACGATGCCACGGTCGAGTGCCTCCGTTCCCTGGGCGTCGTTCATGCGTCGTCCCTCCTGGATGCTCTCAGTTTCCGCCATCATCCGTCCAAAAGACTTTGCCTTCGCGAACTCGTCTGCGCCCTCCAAGAAGAAATGAATGCTGGATTGGAGAATGGTTTGCTGGCCAACAGTGGACCAAGTGGCGCTGCTTTGCACGCGGGAGTTCTACTCATACAACACGAGCTTTCCGCCGTTCG ACTGACGGTAGAACACGCCAGCCGCGAGTGTGAAAAACTCCGCAGCGACTTACAAGAGGCTAACCAGCGGTCGTCGTTGCTGGCCCAGGAGGTGGACGAGAACCACGCCAAACAGGAGACGATCCGACGGACACAATTCAA GCAGTTGGAACAGCGACACGCCGATCAGCTGCGTCTGGTTCAGGAAGTCGCTCAGGCCGATCGCGATCAGCTGGTGAGTCAGCTCCAGAGAGAGCTGGATAAACGGCAACAGCAGCTGTCGCAGTCCAAGGAAGAGGAAGCACGGCTCAAGGAGTCGATGCAAACCATGAGCGAG GATAACGCGAGACTGTCCGCCGAAAACGCCAATCTGACAGAAAAACTTGCTAGTTCCGAAAGGGCCAACGGTCGTCTCATCCAGGAGCTGGACGGTGTTTCTCTC ATGGCCGAATTAGAGTCACGCTGCGAAGCCTTGGAAGAGAGCCAGCGACATTCCCTCACCGAACAGTTGAACCGCATGTCGGCCGAAAATCTTCAACTGCGGGACCGGACGGACGAACTCTCAGCTGAAATCGAATTACTCAGAGGACAGTTGGCAGCCGcaag GACCGAGTGTGTCGGATTAGGTCCAGCTTGGCGTTCAGAGCCGACAATGTCTGGTGCTGTGAAACGTCGCAACGGCGAAGAGGAGGAATTGGGAATGGAAGATCATGTGGGCAAAGTCCGCAAGAAGGAGGCGGGAACGGGACACTGCAGTTCAGAGGAATCGCCTCGTCCATTATCTGACAATCAA AATGGATGGAAAGAGGGGGCAAACAATGTGAATAACGATCAGAGCTTGGCAGCCCAGTTGCAAGAAGTCAAGCATCAAACGTCGTCCGGGCCTGTCGTTAACGCTGGTGGATCTACCATTAAAGAACAGCTGAAACGTGTCTTTGAAAAATTGCGTCTCCAAATAGTCGAAGAATTCTTAGAG ggCAACGATAGTGTGGCTACTCTCCAGAATCAGTATCGCAACGTATTGGTTCAACAAGAGGAGCGACACGCCGAGGAGAAACGTAGTTTAATCGAGTCACACCTGCTCAAGCTGTCCGCACTGGAAGCTCAATTAGCCGAAACGCAAATTCGAAACGAAGATCTAGTCCAACTCCAAACA GTCATGGAAGCTGAACACGAAATGGAATTGAAGGAGGTGCGCCAGCAGCTCAAACGCGTCCATTCCAAGGACTCCAAACAGGAAGAATAC gaAAACTTGACCGAGGCCCTGGCCGACTTGGACGCCGCTCTGGAGAAAGAATTGAGCCGTGACTCTGAACACGACTCGGCTCTGCAGTCGGAAGAGAGTTCGACAAAAGTCGAAGAACTGGAGAAACAGTGCAAAACGTTGGAAAACGAACTCGATTCCGTTAAAG TTGAAATTGTAAAGATATTGATCGACAACGAGGAGCTCCGCCTAAAAGTGAGACGACAACAGGAAGAAATGGAGAAAGAACTAAAAGAGTCGGAAGAGCGGATGGAAGAAAAAGTCGAGTTTGAAACAGCGTTACTTCAACAGCGGATAAAGCAGCTCGTTCGTGATCTCGAAGATGAGAAACAGAGAAATCAGGTTGAGAAAAATGCATTAGAGGAAGATCGACGTGATTTAGAGTCCCGATTGGATATGCTCCGGACGGAATTCGATCGACTTGATGACTACTGGCAG tCAAAGTTAGACGAGGAACGAGAAATCTACGATCAAGAACGGGATTCGACGGATGAAAAGTTCCGATCACTCGAGATGAAAATCAAAG AATACGAGGAGCTTCTCGGACAAGGTGATACATCAAGCACGAGTAGCCTTTCGACTATAGAAGAACGGGCCAACTGGGAAAAGCAGCTGAATGATTTAGAGGAAGAAAGCGAAGctcaaatcaaacaaattgcGCAGCTCGAAGCGCAGCTAGAACAaatgcagaaagaaaaagatctaGAAACGATCAGATCCCGACAAGAAATCGATCAGTTGACGGCCGATCTTCAATCGACGAAATTGCAATTAGCCGAAGCGAttgaacgagaagaaaaattgaTAATTAAATTGGAAAATGTGCGTGAATTGCTGCCTGCGTCCAAGTCACCTCCGAGTCCTCATTCAAATCGACCTCTATCACCGACACCGAAGCCCGGTATCCTACCCCCTGGCTACTCCCCGTTGAAAAGTAAAGGCTGGGCCAAAAGTCAACGATCACCTGCCTCTCTTTCACCTTGCAAGTCTTTCGAGTCAACTATAGATGGCGTAGACGGTAGACAG TTGAGGAGATCTCCATCACTAAACAGCGGAACATCTGAGCCTCACCGAGCTTCACGTGTCGATATAAGCGTTTTTCAATCTCTCAACTGTCGTTTGAAGCAGCAAGAGCAGCGTTGCAGGGAACTCTACTATGCCCTGCAGTGCCAAAAACTTCGTACAGAACAAATCTTGTTTG ATACCAAGGCTCAACACCATGCGGAGATAACTACCCTGGAGACGATGATGAAGACATCTGAAGATGCATTACGTCAGATGTCGCTTCAACATAAACAAACG ATGGACAAGTTGGCTTCATCCGACATGCTAATCATGGAGCTTTACACGGAAAACTCTCAACTGTTGCAAGCGCTGCATTTGCAAAACCTGTCCCACAGCACGGCATCTGGACTGTCTATGTGA
- the LOC130695899 gene encoding ninein-like isoform X1 encodes MEVPEKNSNFHIEDHHSPPSLNESEEDYLRTTWGKLGVGQDGYLDQSQLALVCECIGMEKLSDEVIAQLFDKLDLDHDGRISFGEFLHLFQNVRPGKGDGPLESENYEPNNWEIGSTNRNNGSLVRSELLMMPSQSTMALFSNIDPAGTGFATYDATVECLRSLGVVHASSLLDALSFRHHPSKRLCLRELVCALQEEMNAGLENGLLANSGPSGAALHAGVLLIQHELSAVRLTVEHASRECEKLRSDLQEANQRSSLLAQEVDENHAKQETIRRTQFKQLEQRHADQLRLVQEVAQADRDQLVSQLQRELDKRQQQLSQSKEEEARLKESMQTMSEDNARLSAENANLTEKLASSERANGRLIQELDGVSLMAELESRCEALEESQRHSLTEQLNRMSAENLQLRDRTDELSAEIELLRGQLAAARTECVGLGPAWRSEPTMSGAVKRRNGEEEELGMEDHVGKVRKKEAGTGHCSSEESPRPLSDNQNGWKEGANNVNNDQSLAAQLQEVKHQTSSGPVVNAGGSTIKEQLKRVFEKLRLQIVEEFLEGNDSVATLQNQYRNVLVQQEERHAEEKRSLIESHLLKLSALEAQLAETQIRNEDLVQLQTVMEAEHEMELKEVRQQLKRVHSKDSKQEEYLHVQPELTPLFQLLRENLTEALADLDAALEKELSRDSEHDSALQSEESSTKVEELEKQCKTLENELDSVKVEIVKILIDNEELRLKVRRQQEEMEKELKESEERMEEKVEFETALLQQRIKQLVRDLEDEKQRNQVEKNALEEDRRDLESRLDMLRTEFDRLDDYWQSKLDEEREIYDQERDSTDEKFRSLEMKIKEYEELLGQGDTSSTSSLSTIEERANWEKQLNDLEEESEAQIKQIAQLEAQLEQMQKEKDLETIRSRQEIDQLTADLQSTKLQLAEAIEREEKLIIKLENVRELLPASKSPPSPHSNRPLSPTPKPGILPPGYSPLKSKGWAKSQRSPASLSPCKSFESTIDGVDGRQLRRSPSLNSGTSEPHRASRVDISVFQSLNCRLKQQEQRCRELYYALQCQKLRTEQILFDTKAQHHAEITTLETMMKTSEDALRQMSLQHKQTMDKLASSDMLIMELYTENSQLLQALHLQNLSHSTASGLSM; translated from the exons ATGGAAGTAccagaaaaaaatagcaattttcacATTGAAGACCACCATTCTCCACCATCTTTAAATGAAAGTGAAGAAGATTATTTGAGAACAACATGGGGAAAGCTTGGTGTTGGACAAGATGGCTATCTAGATCAATCTCAACTAGCACTCGTGTGTGAATGTATCGGAATGGAGAAACTGTCAGATGAG GTTATTGCACAGCTCTTTGACAAACTTGACCTCGACCACGATGGTCGTATTAGCTTTGGCGAATTTCTGCATCTTTTCCAAAATGTGAGACCGGGGAAAGGGGATGGACCTCTAGAATCCGAA AACTATGAGCCAAACAACTGGGAGATTGGATCTACGAATCGGAATAACGGGTCGCTGGTGCGTTCCGAACTGCTCATGATGCCCTCTCAGTCAACCATGGCTCTATTTTCCAATATTGATCCAGCTGGTACAGG ATTTGCAACTTACGATGCCACGGTCGAGTGCCTCCGTTCCCTGGGCGTCGTTCATGCGTCGTCCCTCCTGGATGCTCTCAGTTTCCGCCATCATCCGTCCAAAAGACTTTGCCTTCGCGAACTCGTCTGCGCCCTCCAAGAAGAAATGAATGCTGGATTGGAGAATGGTTTGCTGGCCAACAGTGGACCAAGTGGCGCTGCTTTGCACGCGGGAGTTCTACTCATACAACACGAGCTTTCCGCCGTTCG ACTGACGGTAGAACACGCCAGCCGCGAGTGTGAAAAACTCCGCAGCGACTTACAAGAGGCTAACCAGCGGTCGTCGTTGCTGGCCCAGGAGGTGGACGAGAACCACGCCAAACAGGAGACGATCCGACGGACACAATTCAA GCAGTTGGAACAGCGACACGCCGATCAGCTGCGTCTGGTTCAGGAAGTCGCTCAGGCCGATCGCGATCAGCTGGTGAGTCAGCTCCAGAGAGAGCTGGATAAACGGCAACAGCAGCTGTCGCAGTCCAAGGAAGAGGAAGCACGGCTCAAGGAGTCGATGCAAACCATGAGCGAG GATAACGCGAGACTGTCCGCCGAAAACGCCAATCTGACAGAAAAACTTGCTAGTTCCGAAAGGGCCAACGGTCGTCTCATCCAGGAGCTGGACGGTGTTTCTCTC ATGGCCGAATTAGAGTCACGCTGCGAAGCCTTGGAAGAGAGCCAGCGACATTCCCTCACCGAACAGTTGAACCGCATGTCGGCCGAAAATCTTCAACTGCGGGACCGGACGGACGAACTCTCAGCTGAAATCGAATTACTCAGAGGACAGTTGGCAGCCGcaag GACCGAGTGTGTCGGATTAGGTCCAGCTTGGCGTTCAGAGCCGACAATGTCTGGTGCTGTGAAACGTCGCAACGGCGAAGAGGAGGAATTGGGAATGGAAGATCATGTGGGCAAAGTCCGCAAGAAGGAGGCGGGAACGGGACACTGCAGTTCAGAGGAATCGCCTCGTCCATTATCTGACAATCAA AATGGATGGAAAGAGGGGGCAAACAATGTGAATAACGATCAGAGCTTGGCAGCCCAGTTGCAAGAAGTCAAGCATCAAACGTCGTCCGGGCCTGTCGTTAACGCTGGTGGATCTACCATTAAAGAACAGCTGAAACGTGTCTTTGAAAAATTGCGTCTCCAAATAGTCGAAGAATTCTTAGAG ggCAACGATAGTGTGGCTACTCTCCAGAATCAGTATCGCAACGTATTGGTTCAACAAGAGGAGCGACACGCCGAGGAGAAACGTAGTTTAATCGAGTCACACCTGCTCAAGCTGTCCGCACTGGAAGCTCAATTAGCCGAAACGCAAATTCGAAACGAAGATCTAGTCCAACTCCAAACA GTCATGGAAGCTGAACACGAAATGGAATTGAAGGAGGTGCGCCAGCAGCTCAAACGCGTCCATTCCAAGGACTCCAAACAGGAAGAATAC CTGCACGTACAGCCAGAACTAACCCCTCTGTTTCAACTACTACGg gaAAACTTGACCGAGGCCCTGGCCGACTTGGACGCCGCTCTGGAGAAAGAATTGAGCCGTGACTCTGAACACGACTCGGCTCTGCAGTCGGAAGAGAGTTCGACAAAAGTCGAAGAACTGGAGAAACAGTGCAAAACGTTGGAAAACGAACTCGATTCCGTTAAAG TTGAAATTGTAAAGATATTGATCGACAACGAGGAGCTCCGCCTAAAAGTGAGACGACAACAGGAAGAAATGGAGAAAGAACTAAAAGAGTCGGAAGAGCGGATGGAAGAAAAAGTCGAGTTTGAAACAGCGTTACTTCAACAGCGGATAAAGCAGCTCGTTCGTGATCTCGAAGATGAGAAACAGAGAAATCAGGTTGAGAAAAATGCATTAGAGGAAGATCGACGTGATTTAGAGTCCCGATTGGATATGCTCCGGACGGAATTCGATCGACTTGATGACTACTGGCAG tCAAAGTTAGACGAGGAACGAGAAATCTACGATCAAGAACGGGATTCGACGGATGAAAAGTTCCGATCACTCGAGATGAAAATCAAAG AATACGAGGAGCTTCTCGGACAAGGTGATACATCAAGCACGAGTAGCCTTTCGACTATAGAAGAACGGGCCAACTGGGAAAAGCAGCTGAATGATTTAGAGGAAGAAAGCGAAGctcaaatcaaacaaattgcGCAGCTCGAAGCGCAGCTAGAACAaatgcagaaagaaaaagatctaGAAACGATCAGATCCCGACAAGAAATCGATCAGTTGACGGCCGATCTTCAATCGACGAAATTGCAATTAGCCGAAGCGAttgaacgagaagaaaaattgaTAATTAAATTGGAAAATGTGCGTGAATTGCTGCCTGCGTCCAAGTCACCTCCGAGTCCTCATTCAAATCGACCTCTATCACCGACACCGAAGCCCGGTATCCTACCCCCTGGCTACTCCCCGTTGAAAAGTAAAGGCTGGGCCAAAAGTCAACGATCACCTGCCTCTCTTTCACCTTGCAAGTCTTTCGAGTCAACTATAGATGGCGTAGACGGTAGACAG TTGAGGAGATCTCCATCACTAAACAGCGGAACATCTGAGCCTCACCGAGCTTCACGTGTCGATATAAGCGTTTTTCAATCTCTCAACTGTCGTTTGAAGCAGCAAGAGCAGCGTTGCAGGGAACTCTACTATGCCCTGCAGTGCCAAAAACTTCGTACAGAACAAATCTTGTTTG ATACCAAGGCTCAACACCATGCGGAGATAACTACCCTGGAGACGATGATGAAGACATCTGAAGATGCATTACGTCAGATGTCGCTTCAACATAAACAAACG ATGGACAAGTTGGCTTCATCCGACATGCTAATCATGGAGCTTTACACGGAAAACTCTCAACTGTTGCAAGCGCTGCATTTGCAAAACCTGTCCCACAGCACGGCATCTGGACTGTCTATGTGA
- the LOC130695899 gene encoding ninein-like isoform X2: protein MEVPEKNSNFHIEDHHSPPSLNESEEDYLRTTWGKLGVGQDGYLDQSQLALVCECIGMEKLSDEVIAQLFDKLDLDHDGRISFGEFLHLFQNVRPGKGDGPLESENYEPNNWEIGSTNRNNGSLVRSELLMMPSQSTMALFSNIDPAGTGFATYDATVECLRSLGVVHASSLLDALSFRHHPSKRLCLRELVCALQEEMNAGLENGLLANSGPSGAALHAGVLLIQHELSAVRLTVEHASRECEKLRSDLQEANQRSSLLAQEVDENHAKQETIRRTQFKQLEQRHADQLRLVQEVAQADRDQLVSQLQRELDKRQQQLSQSKEEEARLKESMQTMSEDNARLSAENANLTEKLASSERANGRLIQELDGVSLMAELESRCEALEESQRHSLTEQLNRMSAENLQLRDRTDELSAEIELLRGQLAAARTECVGLGPAWRSEPTMSGAVKRRNGEEEELGMEDHVGKVRKKEAGTGHCSSEESPRPLSDNQNGWKEGANNVNNDQSLAAQLQEVKHQTSSGPVVNAGGSTIKEQLKRVFEKLRLQIVEEFLEGNDSVATLQNQYRNVLVQQEERHAEEKRSLIESHLLKLSALEAQLAETQIRNEDLVQLQTVMEAEHEMELKEVRQQLKRVHSKDSKQEEYPELTPLFQLLRENLTEALADLDAALEKELSRDSEHDSALQSEESSTKVEELEKQCKTLENELDSVKVEIVKILIDNEELRLKVRRQQEEMEKELKESEERMEEKVEFETALLQQRIKQLVRDLEDEKQRNQVEKNALEEDRRDLESRLDMLRTEFDRLDDYWQSKLDEEREIYDQERDSTDEKFRSLEMKIKEYEELLGQGDTSSTSSLSTIEERANWEKQLNDLEEESEAQIKQIAQLEAQLEQMQKEKDLETIRSRQEIDQLTADLQSTKLQLAEAIEREEKLIIKLENVRELLPASKSPPSPHSNRPLSPTPKPGILPPGYSPLKSKGWAKSQRSPASLSPCKSFESTIDGVDGRQLRRSPSLNSGTSEPHRASRVDISVFQSLNCRLKQQEQRCRELYYALQCQKLRTEQILFDTKAQHHAEITTLETMMKTSEDALRQMSLQHKQTMDKLASSDMLIMELYTENSQLLQALHLQNLSHSTASGLSM, encoded by the exons ATGGAAGTAccagaaaaaaatagcaattttcacATTGAAGACCACCATTCTCCACCATCTTTAAATGAAAGTGAAGAAGATTATTTGAGAACAACATGGGGAAAGCTTGGTGTTGGACAAGATGGCTATCTAGATCAATCTCAACTAGCACTCGTGTGTGAATGTATCGGAATGGAGAAACTGTCAGATGAG GTTATTGCACAGCTCTTTGACAAACTTGACCTCGACCACGATGGTCGTATTAGCTTTGGCGAATTTCTGCATCTTTTCCAAAATGTGAGACCGGGGAAAGGGGATGGACCTCTAGAATCCGAA AACTATGAGCCAAACAACTGGGAGATTGGATCTACGAATCGGAATAACGGGTCGCTGGTGCGTTCCGAACTGCTCATGATGCCCTCTCAGTCAACCATGGCTCTATTTTCCAATATTGATCCAGCTGGTACAGG ATTTGCAACTTACGATGCCACGGTCGAGTGCCTCCGTTCCCTGGGCGTCGTTCATGCGTCGTCCCTCCTGGATGCTCTCAGTTTCCGCCATCATCCGTCCAAAAGACTTTGCCTTCGCGAACTCGTCTGCGCCCTCCAAGAAGAAATGAATGCTGGATTGGAGAATGGTTTGCTGGCCAACAGTGGACCAAGTGGCGCTGCTTTGCACGCGGGAGTTCTACTCATACAACACGAGCTTTCCGCCGTTCG ACTGACGGTAGAACACGCCAGCCGCGAGTGTGAAAAACTCCGCAGCGACTTACAAGAGGCTAACCAGCGGTCGTCGTTGCTGGCCCAGGAGGTGGACGAGAACCACGCCAAACAGGAGACGATCCGACGGACACAATTCAA GCAGTTGGAACAGCGACACGCCGATCAGCTGCGTCTGGTTCAGGAAGTCGCTCAGGCCGATCGCGATCAGCTGGTGAGTCAGCTCCAGAGAGAGCTGGATAAACGGCAACAGCAGCTGTCGCAGTCCAAGGAAGAGGAAGCACGGCTCAAGGAGTCGATGCAAACCATGAGCGAG GATAACGCGAGACTGTCCGCCGAAAACGCCAATCTGACAGAAAAACTTGCTAGTTCCGAAAGGGCCAACGGTCGTCTCATCCAGGAGCTGGACGGTGTTTCTCTC ATGGCCGAATTAGAGTCACGCTGCGAAGCCTTGGAAGAGAGCCAGCGACATTCCCTCACCGAACAGTTGAACCGCATGTCGGCCGAAAATCTTCAACTGCGGGACCGGACGGACGAACTCTCAGCTGAAATCGAATTACTCAGAGGACAGTTGGCAGCCGcaag GACCGAGTGTGTCGGATTAGGTCCAGCTTGGCGTTCAGAGCCGACAATGTCTGGTGCTGTGAAACGTCGCAACGGCGAAGAGGAGGAATTGGGAATGGAAGATCATGTGGGCAAAGTCCGCAAGAAGGAGGCGGGAACGGGACACTGCAGTTCAGAGGAATCGCCTCGTCCATTATCTGACAATCAA AATGGATGGAAAGAGGGGGCAAACAATGTGAATAACGATCAGAGCTTGGCAGCCCAGTTGCAAGAAGTCAAGCATCAAACGTCGTCCGGGCCTGTCGTTAACGCTGGTGGATCTACCATTAAAGAACAGCTGAAACGTGTCTTTGAAAAATTGCGTCTCCAAATAGTCGAAGAATTCTTAGAG ggCAACGATAGTGTGGCTACTCTCCAGAATCAGTATCGCAACGTATTGGTTCAACAAGAGGAGCGACACGCCGAGGAGAAACGTAGTTTAATCGAGTCACACCTGCTCAAGCTGTCCGCACTGGAAGCTCAATTAGCCGAAACGCAAATTCGAAACGAAGATCTAGTCCAACTCCAAACA GTCATGGAAGCTGAACACGAAATGGAATTGAAGGAGGTGCGCCAGCAGCTCAAACGCGTCCATTCCAAGGACTCCAAACAGGAAGAATAC CCAGAACTAACCCCTCTGTTTCAACTACTACGg gaAAACTTGACCGAGGCCCTGGCCGACTTGGACGCCGCTCTGGAGAAAGAATTGAGCCGTGACTCTGAACACGACTCGGCTCTGCAGTCGGAAGAGAGTTCGACAAAAGTCGAAGAACTGGAGAAACAGTGCAAAACGTTGGAAAACGAACTCGATTCCGTTAAAG TTGAAATTGTAAAGATATTGATCGACAACGAGGAGCTCCGCCTAAAAGTGAGACGACAACAGGAAGAAATGGAGAAAGAACTAAAAGAGTCGGAAGAGCGGATGGAAGAAAAAGTCGAGTTTGAAACAGCGTTACTTCAACAGCGGATAAAGCAGCTCGTTCGTGATCTCGAAGATGAGAAACAGAGAAATCAGGTTGAGAAAAATGCATTAGAGGAAGATCGACGTGATTTAGAGTCCCGATTGGATATGCTCCGGACGGAATTCGATCGACTTGATGACTACTGGCAG tCAAAGTTAGACGAGGAACGAGAAATCTACGATCAAGAACGGGATTCGACGGATGAAAAGTTCCGATCACTCGAGATGAAAATCAAAG AATACGAGGAGCTTCTCGGACAAGGTGATACATCAAGCACGAGTAGCCTTTCGACTATAGAAGAACGGGCCAACTGGGAAAAGCAGCTGAATGATTTAGAGGAAGAAAGCGAAGctcaaatcaaacaaattgcGCAGCTCGAAGCGCAGCTAGAACAaatgcagaaagaaaaagatctaGAAACGATCAGATCCCGACAAGAAATCGATCAGTTGACGGCCGATCTTCAATCGACGAAATTGCAATTAGCCGAAGCGAttgaacgagaagaaaaattgaTAATTAAATTGGAAAATGTGCGTGAATTGCTGCCTGCGTCCAAGTCACCTCCGAGTCCTCATTCAAATCGACCTCTATCACCGACACCGAAGCCCGGTATCCTACCCCCTGGCTACTCCCCGTTGAAAAGTAAAGGCTGGGCCAAAAGTCAACGATCACCTGCCTCTCTTTCACCTTGCAAGTCTTTCGAGTCAACTATAGATGGCGTAGACGGTAGACAG TTGAGGAGATCTCCATCACTAAACAGCGGAACATCTGAGCCTCACCGAGCTTCACGTGTCGATATAAGCGTTTTTCAATCTCTCAACTGTCGTTTGAAGCAGCAAGAGCAGCGTTGCAGGGAACTCTACTATGCCCTGCAGTGCCAAAAACTTCGTACAGAACAAATCTTGTTTG ATACCAAGGCTCAACACCATGCGGAGATAACTACCCTGGAGACGATGATGAAGACATCTGAAGATGCATTACGTCAGATGTCGCTTCAACATAAACAAACG ATGGACAAGTTGGCTTCATCCGACATGCTAATCATGGAGCTTTACACGGAAAACTCTCAACTGTTGCAAGCGCTGCATTTGCAAAACCTGTCCCACAGCACGGCATCTGGACTGTCTATGTGA